The Roseovarius sp. EL26 genome has a window encoding:
- the rbfA gene encoding 30S ribosome-binding factor RbfA: MGKNKFHDGPGPSQRQLRVGELIRRTLSDVLARGDVHDPDLNRMSVTVGEVRISPDLKVATAYVLPLGGTGQEDVVALLARNKGELRRMIGKKLALKYAPDLRFRVDTTFDQMDETRRLFSQDDVRRDTEEE; the protein is encoded by the coding sequence ATGGGAAAGAACAAGTTTCATGATGGCCCCGGACCGTCGCAGCGTCAGCTGCGGGTGGGGGAATTGATCCGCCGGACATTGTCCGATGTGTTGGCGCGTGGGGATGTCCATGACCCGGATTTGAACCGGATGTCTGTGACTGTGGGCGAAGTGCGAATTTCACCGGACCTAAAAGTGGCAACAGCTTATGTTTTGCCATTGGGGGGAACCGGGCAGGAAGATGTGGTTGCCTTGCTGGCGCGCAACAAAGGCGAGCTGCGCCGGATGATCGGCAAAAAACTGGCGTTGAAATATGCGCCTGATCTGCGGTTTCGGGTTGATACGACTTTTGACCAGATGGATGAGACCCGCCGCCTGTTTTCGCAAGACGATGTACGTCGCGATACCGAGGAAGAGTAG
- the leuD gene encoding 3-isopropylmalate dehydratase small subunit, translating to MDKFEKLHGIAAPMPLVNIDTDMIIPKVFLKTIKRSGLGVNLFDEMRFDREGNELPDFVLNKPQYRDAQILVAGDNFGCGSSREHAPWAIADFGIKCVISTSFADIFFNNCFKNGILPIVLPQEQVAVLMGDAEKGANARMTVDLEAQEITTSEGETIAFEVDAFKKHCLLNGLDDIGLTLEKASSIDTYEGQNNTQRPWV from the coding sequence GTGGATAAATTCGAAAAATTGCACGGCATCGCCGCGCCAATGCCATTGGTCAACATCGATACCGATATGATCATTCCAAAGGTGTTTCTGAAAACCATCAAGCGCTCAGGCCTTGGTGTGAACCTGTTTGATGAAATGCGCTTTGATCGCGAAGGCAACGAGCTGCCTGATTTCGTGCTGAACAAACCGCAATACCGTGACGCTCAGATCTTAGTTGCAGGTGACAACTTTGGTTGCGGCTCTTCCCGCGAACACGCGCCATGGGCCATTGCTGATTTCGGAATCAAATGTGTCATCTCGACATCCTTTGCCGACATCTTTTTCAATAACTGCTTCAAAAACGGTATCTTGCCAATTGTTCTGCCTCAGGAACAAGTCGCTGTACTGATGGGTGACGCGGAAAAAGGTGCCAATGCACGCATGACCGTTGATCTTGAGGCCCAGGAAATCACCACATCCGAAGGGGAAACAATCGCTTTCGAAGTGGATGCATTCAAGAAACATTGCTTGCTAAATGGTCTAGATGATATCGGCCTGACGCTGGAAAAAGCCTCTTCAATTGACACCTATGAAGGTCAAAACAATACACAGCGCCCCTGGGTGTAA
- the dapB gene encoding 4-hydroxy-tetrahydrodipicolinate reductase: protein MTDLPGIVVTGASGRMGQMLIQTITQSDRARLVGAVERTGHDWVGRDVGECMNAGHLGVTVTDDPLEAFAKAQVVIDFTAPAATIEFANLAAQARAVHVIGTTGMTDEDLAALKPAARHAIIVRAGNMSLGVNLLTLLTKKVAAALDEDFDIEIIESHHNQKVDAPSGTALMLGEAAAEGRGVNLDDASDRGRDGITGARIPGQIGFHAIRGGDIVGEHDVLFAAAGERITLRHVASDRAVFARGALKAALWGLGKKPGEYNMLDVLGLNDD from the coding sequence ATGACCGATTTGCCAGGGATTGTGGTTACAGGCGCCTCAGGCCGTATGGGCCAGATGCTGATCCAGACCATCACCCAAAGCGACCGCGCCCGCCTTGTCGGCGCTGTTGAACGCACCGGCCATGACTGGGTTGGTCGCGATGTGGGCGAGTGCATGAATGCCGGACATTTGGGTGTCACCGTCACAGATGACCCGCTGGAAGCCTTTGCCAAAGCGCAGGTTGTGATCGATTTCACCGCCCCCGCCGCAACAATCGAGTTTGCCAATCTGGCCGCACAGGCCCGTGCCGTTCACGTCATCGGCACCACCGGCATGACCGATGAGGACCTCGCAGCTCTCAAACCTGCCGCGCGCCATGCGATCATCGTACGTGCCGGCAACATGAGCCTCGGCGTCAACCTGCTCACCTTGCTGACCAAAAAGGTCGCCGCCGCGCTGGACGAAGATTTCGATATCGAGATTATCGAATCACATCACAATCAAAAGGTCGACGCGCCATCCGGCACGGCCCTCATGCTGGGCGAAGCCGCCGCAGAAGGGCGCGGCGTTAACCTTGATGACGCCTCAGATCGCGGCCGCGACGGCATCACCGGTGCCCGCATCCCCGGTCAAATCGGATTTCACGCCATTCGTGGGGGTGACATTGTCGGCGAACACGATGTCCTGTTTGCCGCCGCTGGTGAACGCATCACCCTACGCCACGTCGCCAGTGACCGCGCGGTTTTTGCCCGTGGAGCCCTTAAAGCTGCCCTTTGGGGATTGGGCAAAAAACCCGGTGAATACAATATGTTAGATGTTCTTGGGCTGAACGACGACTGA
- a CDS encoding iron ABC transporter permease, with product MSQGQPRKPLPLWLVTLGCLVALGLSLSFAISVGAVSVPIATVWDVFFHKIGFDLGDPTWSKGRAAIVWEIRFPRALLAVMVGAGLAVVGASLQAVTRNPLADPHLLGISSGGAFGAILALLHTGLFLGLLTVPLLAFFGALMATLLVLAVSHFTASTTADRLVLTGVAVSFVIMAGANVLIFLGDPRATHTVVFWMLGGLGLAQWSHLIYPLVILLLCGAWLWLQAPRLNAMTVGDETASTLGIPVARFRLAVFVFGALITGVMVAFSGLIGFVGLMVPHIVRLLVGGDNARVLPVSALIGGIFLLWADIAARTLIAPEDMPIGIVTGLIGGLFFIVLLGRR from the coding sequence ATGTCTCAGGGACAACCCCGCAAACCACTGCCTTTGTGGCTGGTCACCCTCGGGTGTCTCGTTGCCTTGGGGTTGTCCCTCTCCTTTGCCATTTCAGTGGGTGCCGTTTCCGTGCCCATTGCCACCGTTTGGGATGTGTTTTTCCATAAGATCGGTTTTGATTTGGGTGACCCAACATGGTCCAAGGGCCGCGCTGCCATCGTCTGGGAGATCCGCTTTCCCCGCGCACTGCTGGCGGTGATGGTCGGGGCCGGGCTGGCCGTCGTCGGCGCCTCCCTACAGGCCGTCACCCGCAACCCACTCGCTGATCCGCATCTTCTGGGCATTTCATCAGGCGGGGCGTTTGGCGCCATTCTGGCTCTCTTGCATACCGGACTGTTTCTGGGCCTCCTGACCGTGCCCCTGCTGGCCTTTTTTGGTGCCCTTATGGCAACTCTCTTGGTATTGGCCGTTTCGCATTTTACCGCATCAACCACGGCGGACCGGCTGGTCCTGACCGGTGTGGCCGTGTCCTTTGTCATCATGGCTGGCGCGAACGTTCTGATCTTCCTAGGCGATCCGCGCGCCACCCATACTGTGGTATTCTGGATGCTTGGCGGGCTTGGCTTGGCTCAGTGGTCGCACCTGATCTACCCACTGGTGATCCTTTTACTGTGTGGCGCATGGCTCTGGCTGCAAGCCCCGCGCCTCAACGCCATGACCGTGGGCGATGAAACCGCTTCAACCCTTGGCATTCCCGTGGCGCGCTTTCGCCTTGCGGTCTTCGTCTTTGGAGCATTGATTACAGGCGTGATGGTCGCCTTTTCCGGCCTGATCGGCTTTGTCGGCCTGATGGTACCTCATATCGTGCGCCTGTTAGTCGGCGGTGATAACGCCCGCGTCCTGCCTGTGTCAGCCCTCATAGGTGGGATTTTCTTGCTCTGGGCTGATATTGCAGCCCGTACCCTCATCGCACCCGAAGATATGCCCATCGGAATTGTCACCGGTCTGATCGGCGGGCTGTTCTTTATCGTTTTGCTAGGCCGCAGGTAG
- a CDS encoding phosphodiester glycosidase family protein, with translation MRWRVAAAALAGLIAGPAMAVECNVLQHDGRDYSVCKVDVEAEELRLFLNHPETGDVLGSFGNVDALVSDQGKALRFAMNAGMYHQDRSPVGHYVEEGEEQMRVIASAGPGNFGLLPNGVLCIQEGAALVSETKRFQAEQPECRFATQSGPMLVIDGKLHPRFLPDSDSRFVRNGVGTSEDGTTAWFVMSHAPVTFHEFGVLFRDELKTPQALYFDGNISKLYAPDLGRHDGGFPMGPIVGVVAPVE, from the coding sequence ATGCGCTGGCGGGTTGCAGCGGCGGCGTTGGCGGGCTTGATTGCTGGGCCGGCTATGGCCGTTGAATGTAACGTGCTGCAGCACGATGGCCGCGATTACAGCGTTTGCAAGGTCGATGTTGAAGCGGAAGAGTTGCGTCTGTTCCTCAATCACCCTGAAACCGGTGATGTGTTAGGCAGTTTTGGCAATGTTGATGCGCTTGTGTCGGATCAAGGCAAAGCGCTGCGGTTTGCGATGAATGCAGGGATGTACCATCAGGATCGTAGTCCGGTGGGACATTATGTCGAAGAGGGCGAGGAGCAGATGCGCGTCATCGCCTCGGCCGGGCCGGGAAATTTTGGTCTGTTGCCAAACGGGGTTCTCTGCATTCAGGAGGGGGCCGCGCTAGTGTCTGAAACCAAGCGGTTTCAGGCTGAGCAACCCGAGTGTCGCTTTGCCACGCAGTCCGGGCCGATGCTGGTGATTGATGGCAAGTTGCATCCGCGGTTTTTGCCCGACAGTGACAGCCGCTTTGTGCGCAATGGGGTTGGTACCTCGGAGGATGGGACAACCGCATGGTTTGTGATGTCCCATGCGCCGGTGACGTTTCATGAATTTGGCGTGCTGTTTCGTGATGAACTGAAGACGCCGCAGGCGCTCTATTTCGACGGCAATATCTCAAAGCTCTATGCGCCTGATCTGGGGCGGCATGACGGGGGCTTTCCGATGGGGCCGATTGTTGGGGTTGTGGCCCCGGTTGAGTGA
- a CDS encoding DUF1643 domain-containing protein, with the protein MSAPEEQHDPGGKVRLKLPDGVIGGARFSDCGKYRQALTREWTVEGESARTILFIGMNPSVADASVSDPTCHRELDFSRRWGFNRYLKGNVLDWRATSPKDLPVDPAEACSVENIPYLQGMAEESELIVLAYGKLHKRYQPVIDEVVAGMRSTGKPLRCFARNKDGSAKHPLYLRKDAELIDYV; encoded by the coding sequence ATGAGTGCGCCGGAAGAACAGCATGATCCCGGTGGAAAAGTACGGCTAAAGCTGCCTGATGGGGTGATCGGCGGCGCGCGGTTTTCAGATTGTGGCAAATACAGACAGGCGCTGACACGGGAGTGGACGGTTGAGGGCGAGAGTGCCCGCACCATTCTGTTTATTGGCATGAACCCATCTGTGGCGGATGCGAGCGTGTCGGACCCGACCTGCCATCGCGAGTTGGATTTTTCCCGTCGCTGGGGGTTCAATCGCTACCTGAAAGGCAACGTGCTGGATTGGCGGGCAACCTCGCCCAAGGATCTGCCGGTGGACCCGGCAGAGGCCTGCAGTGTTGAGAACATCCCGTACCTGCAAGGCATGGCCGAAGAGAGCGAGTTGATCGTGCTGGCCTATGGCAAGCTGCACAAGCGGTATCAGCCGGTGATTGATGAGGTGGTTGCAGGGATGCGCAGCACTGGCAAACCCCTGCGTTGCTTTGCGCGGAACAAAGATGGTTCGGCCAAGCATCCGCTGTACCTGCGCAAAGATGCAGAATTGATTGATTATGTTTGA
- the truB gene encoding tRNA pseudouridine(55) synthase TruB produces MGRKRKGRDISGWLVVDKPAGMTSTSVVNKVRWALQAKKAGHAGTLDPEATGVLAVALGEATKTVPYITDALKAYEFSVRLGQATNTDDTEGEVIAESDVRPDDEAIKAELGAFLGDIMQVPPKFSAVKVDGQRAYKLARDGEDVELAARPLWVEELLLKDRPDADHAVLEMTCGKGGYVRSIARDLGQALGCYGHVQWLRRVWSGPFEVKDGLTIEQIDAMAQSPELDTYLRPLEEGLADLPMVNCTPEGAAKLRNGNPGMVFASDVEYGDECWGALDGQAVAVGRYKAGELHPSRVFNTSSGE; encoded by the coding sequence ATGGGACGTAAACGCAAGGGCCGCGATATATCGGGTTGGCTGGTGGTGGATAAACCTGCTGGCATGACCTCGACCTCGGTGGTGAACAAAGTGCGCTGGGCATTGCAGGCGAAAAAGGCTGGTCATGCGGGCACGTTGGACCCTGAGGCAACCGGCGTTTTGGCCGTGGCTTTGGGCGAGGCGACCAAGACCGTGCCCTATATTACCGATGCATTGAAGGCTTATGAGTTTTCTGTCCGGTTGGGGCAGGCCACCAATACCGATGATACCGAAGGCGAAGTGATTGCCGAGAGCGATGTGCGTCCGGATGATGAGGCGATCAAGGCCGAGTTGGGCGCGTTTCTTGGCGATATCATGCAGGTGCCGCCGAAGTTTTCCGCCGTTAAGGTTGATGGCCAGCGGGCGTATAAACTGGCCCGTGATGGCGAAGATGTTGAATTGGCTGCACGCCCTTTGTGGGTCGAAGAGTTGCTTTTGAAGGATCGCCCGGATGCGGATCACGCGGTGCTTGAGATGACCTGTGGCAAGGGCGGATATGTCCGTTCCATCGCGCGGGATCTGGGGCAGGCGCTGGGCTGTTATGGCCATGTGCAATGGTTGCGCCGGGTCTGGTCAGGGCCGTTTGAGGTCAAAGATGGTTTGACGATTGAGCAAATCGATGCAATGGCGCAGTCGCCTGAATTAGACACGTATTTGCGCCCGTTGGAAGAAGGTCTGGCAGATCTGCCGATGGTGAATTGCACGCCTGAAGGGGCGGCGAAGCTGCGCAATGGAAACCCAGGGATGGTGTTTGCATCGGACGTTGAATACGGCGATGAATGCTGGGGCGCTTTGGATGGGCAGGCGGTGGCTGTGGGCCGGTACAAAGCCGGAGAGCTGCACCCTAGCCGCGTGTTCAACACGTCCTCGGGGGAATAA
- the leuB gene encoding 3-isopropylmalate dehydrogenase, with product MSTNTLLILPGDGIGPEVMAEVRKVIGWFDENRGLSFDVSEDLVGGAAYDAHGVPLHDDTMARAQEVDAVLLGAVGGPKYDDLDFSVKPERGLLRLRKEMDLYSNLRPAQCFDALADFSSLKKDIVAGLDIMILRELTSGVYFGEPRGIFEEGNERVGINTQRYTESEIERAARSAFELAMRRGKKVCSMEKANVMESGILWREVTTRVAKDYPEVELSHMYADNGAMQLVRAPKQFDVIFTDNLFGDILSDCAAMLTGSLGMLPSASLGAPMENGRPKALYEPVHGSAPDITGQGKANPIACVLSFAMALRYSFDQGDEATRLEQAIEAVLAKGLRTGDLLGAEGGSPISTSEMGDAIIEALQESLG from the coding sequence ATGAGCACCAATACCCTTCTTATTCTTCCCGGTGACGGCATCGGCCCCGAGGTCATGGCCGAGGTTCGCAAAGTCATCGGCTGGTTCGACGAAAACCGTGGCCTGAGCTTTGACGTCAGCGAAGATCTGGTTGGTGGTGCGGCATATGACGCCCACGGTGTTCCCCTGCATGACGACACGATGGCGCGCGCGCAAGAAGTTGACGCCGTTCTGCTCGGTGCCGTTGGCGGGCCAAAATATGACGATCTCGACTTCTCGGTCAAACCCGAACGCGGGTTGCTGCGCCTGCGCAAGGAAATGGATCTTTATTCCAACCTGCGCCCGGCCCAATGTTTTGACGCACTGGCCGACTTCAGCAGCCTGAAAAAAGACATCGTCGCTGGTCTGGATATCATGATCCTGCGCGAGCTGACCTCGGGCGTTTATTTCGGAGAGCCGCGCGGTATCTTTGAAGAAGGCAACGAGCGCGTCGGCATCAACACGCAACGCTACACTGAATCCGAGATTGAGCGTGCCGCCCGTTCCGCGTTTGAGCTGGCCATGCGTCGCGGCAAAAAAGTCTGCTCGATGGAAAAAGCCAACGTCATGGAATCCGGCATTCTGTGGCGCGAGGTCACGACCCGTGTGGCCAAAGACTATCCCGAGGTCGAACTCAGCCATATGTACGCCGACAACGGCGCGATGCAGCTGGTGCGCGCGCCCAAGCAGTTCGACGTGATCTTCACTGACAACCTCTTTGGTGACATCCTGTCCGACTGCGCCGCAATGCTGACCGGCTCGCTTGGCATGCTGCCCTCAGCCTCGCTTGGTGCCCCAATGGAAAACGGTCGTCCCAAGGCATTGTATGAGCCCGTACACGGCTCCGCCCCAGACATCACCGGCCAAGGCAAAGCCAACCCCATCGCCTGCGTGCTCAGCTTCGCCATGGCCCTGCGCTACAGCTTTGACCAAGGCGACGAGGCCACCCGCCTGGAACAGGCCATCGAGGCCGTGCTGGCCAAAGGCCTGCGCACTGGTGATCTTTTGGGCGCCGAAGGCGGCTCCCCCATCTCCACCTCAGAAATGGGCGACGCTATCATCGAGGCGCTGCAAGAGAGCTTGGGTTAA
- the leuC gene encoding 3-isopropylmalate dehydratase large subunit, translated as MSPKTLYDKIWDAHVVHEAEDGTCLLYIDRHLVHEVTSPQAFEGLRMAGRPVRAPDKTIAVPDHNVPTTLDRAKGIDNEESRIQVEALDKNAKDFGIHYYPVSDVRQGIVHIVGPEQGWTLPGMTVVCGDSHTATHGAFGALAHGIGTSEVEHVLATQTLIQKKSKNMKVEITGQLNPGVTAKDITLAVIGETGTAGGTGYVIEYCGEAIQALSMEGRMTVCNMAIEGGARAGLIAPDQTTYDYVNGRAHAPKGAQWEAALNWWKTLFTENGAHFDKVVTLKGEDIQPVVTWGTSPEDVLPITATVPSPDDFQGGKVDAARRSIEYMGLTPGQKLTDIAIDTVFIGSCTNGRIEDLRAAAEILKGKKVKDGMRAMVVPGSGLVRAQAEEEGLADVFRDAGFEWRLAGCSMCLAMNPDQLSEGERCASTSNRNFEGRQGYKGRTHLVSPAMAAAAALTGHLTDIRDLI; from the coding sequence ATGTCCCCCAAAACGCTCTATGATAAAATCTGGGATGCCCACGTCGTTCACGAGGCTGAAGACGGCACCTGTCTTTTGTATATTGACCGGCACCTGGTTCACGAAGTCACCAGCCCGCAGGCCTTTGAAGGGCTGCGTATGGCAGGCCGCCCCGTGCGCGCACCGGACAAAACGATTGCCGTACCCGATCACAACGTGCCGACCACGCTGGATCGCGCCAAAGGCATCGACAACGAGGAAAGCCGCATTCAAGTCGAAGCGCTGGATAAGAACGCCAAGGATTTCGGCATTCACTACTATCCGGTTTCCGACGTGCGTCAGGGCATTGTCCACATTGTTGGCCCTGAACAAGGCTGGACCCTGCCCGGCATGACCGTTGTTTGCGGCGATAGCCACACTGCTACGCATGGTGCTTTCGGCGCGCTGGCGCACGGCATCGGCACATCCGAGGTTGAACATGTTCTGGCCACGCAGACGCTGATCCAGAAGAAATCGAAAAACATGAAGGTCGAAATCACCGGGCAGTTGAACCCCGGTGTAACCGCCAAAGACATCACCCTTGCCGTGATCGGTGAAACCGGCACCGCTGGTGGCACCGGCTATGTGATCGAATACTGTGGTGAAGCCATTCAGGCCCTCAGCATGGAAGGGCGGATGACCGTCTGCAACATGGCGATTGAGGGTGGCGCACGCGCTGGCCTGATCGCACCTGACCAAACCACCTATGACTATGTCAATGGCCGGGCACATGCACCAAAGGGTGCGCAGTGGGAAGCCGCGCTAAACTGGTGGAAAACGCTCTTCACCGAAAACGGCGCACATTTCGACAAGGTCGTCACCCTCAAAGGTGAAGACATTCAGCCAGTTGTGACATGGGGCACCTCGCCCGAGGATGTTTTGCCAATCACCGCGACAGTTCCAAGCCCAGACGATTTCCAAGGTGGCAAAGTTGATGCAGCCCGCCGTTCAATCGAATACATGGGTCTGACCCCCGGTCAGAAACTGACAGATATTGCCATCGATACGGTTTTCATCGGCTCGTGCACAAACGGCCGGATCGAAGATCTGCGCGCTGCGGCTGAGATCCTGAAGGGCAAAAAGGTCAAGGACGGCATGCGTGCCATGGTCGTTCCCGGCTCTGGCCTTGTTCGGGCCCAAGCCGAGGAAGAGGGCCTTGCCGATGTCTTCCGTGACGCGGGCTTTGAATGGCGTTTGGCCGGTTGTTCCATGTGTCTGGCGATGAACCCTGATCAGCTGTCCGAGGGCGAGCGCTGTGCCTCAACTTCGAACCGCAACTTTGAGGGGCGCCAAGGCTACAAAGGTCGCACCCATTTGGTCAGCCCAGCCATGGCAGCAGCAGCAGCCCTGACTGGCCACCTGACCGACATCCGCGATCTGATTTAA
- a CDS encoding endonuclease/exonuclease/phosphatase family protein — MTACLTSAVFCTAPQADPVRIATYNTGLSRDGPGLLLRDIASGADPQVTALTAVISKVQPDILLLQSIDYDLDLHALTAFNATLSEAGQHYPYIFSSLPNTGMQTGLDMDLDGRFINAKDAQSFGAFSGQKGMAILSRYPIMTDDVQDYSDVLWKDIPASLLLDINEAQGLTSAIRDIQRLSYVAHWVVPINVQSHTLTLLAFHASPPVFDGPEDRNGRRNHDELRFWQLYMDGAFDTPPEHTFVLLGDANLDPVDSEGRKEAIRALLQDPRLQDPSPHRSFPVSAQTGQRGDPMLDTVHWPKLDSMRVDYILPSSDLQVLASGVYWPDDTTPNGQTAAIASRHRLVWVDIALD; from the coding sequence ATCACTGCCTGTTTAACAAGCGCAGTATTTTGCACAGCCCCTCAAGCCGATCCAGTCAGAATAGCAACCTATAACACCGGACTTTCCCGCGATGGTCCCGGTTTGTTGTTACGCGACATTGCGAGTGGCGCAGACCCACAGGTCACCGCACTCACAGCAGTGATATCAAAAGTTCAGCCAGATATTTTGTTGCTTCAAAGCATCGATTATGACCTCGACCTGCATGCTCTCACAGCCTTCAATGCAACCCTGTCTGAGGCCGGCCAACACTATCCATATATATTCTCGTCTCTCCCCAACACAGGAATGCAAACCGGGCTCGATATGGATCTTGATGGTCGTTTTATAAATGCAAAAGACGCCCAAAGTTTTGGGGCGTTCTCGGGGCAAAAAGGCATGGCCATTCTATCGCGTTACCCCATCATGACAGATGACGTTCAGGATTATTCAGACGTTCTGTGGAAGGATATTCCCGCATCTCTGCTGCTAGATATCAACGAAGCACAAGGTCTGACATCAGCAATACGCGACATTCAGCGTTTATCCTATGTCGCCCACTGGGTTGTGCCGATCAACGTTCAATCACACACCTTAACCTTGCTCGCCTTCCATGCCAGCCCACCGGTGTTTGATGGCCCCGAAGACCGCAACGGCCGACGCAACCATGATGAATTGCGCTTTTGGCAACTCTATATGGACGGCGCTTTCGACACACCCCCAGAGCATACTTTCGTCCTTTTGGGCGATGCCAACCTTGACCCGGTAGATAGCGAGGGCCGCAAAGAGGCAATCCGCGCTCTCCTGCAAGACCCGCGCCTGCAAGATCCCTCACCGCACCGTAGTTTCCCCGTCTCGGCACAGACTGGGCAACGTGGTGATCCGATGCTTGATACGGTTCATTGGCCCAAATTGGATTCCATGCGGGTGGATTACATCCTGCCCTCGTCTGACTTGCAGGTCCTTGCCTCAGGCGTCTATTGGCCCGATGACACCACCCCCAACGGCCAAACCGCAGCAATCGCCAGCCGTCACCGGCTGGTTTGGGTCGATATTGCGCTTGATTAG
- a CDS encoding glycosyltransferase family 4 protein, which produces MTEDISASNSPRRPKVLIIAEAANPERVSVPLIGWSLTEALRQVADIHLVTQIRNREAILRAGWIEGQDFTCIDTEAVMIPVTKIAGKLRGGANKGWTTVAAAASLAYPYFEHLIWKKFGADIMQGQYDIVHRVTPVSPTSNSSLAKKCKKHNVPFVLGPLNGGVPWPKEFRQEQVKEREWLSFVRSMYKLNPARQSMLKNTAAILAGSKFTQSEIPQEHSDRVIYLPENALDLSRFSLESKAFKGGPLQACFIGRLVPYKGADMMLEAIVPLLKDNKLIVDIIGDGPEMPHLKEIASQNAIEDHVTFHGWTEHKDVQNIASQSQLLLFPSIREFGGGVVLEAMKMGLVPVICDYAGPGELVNADTGYKIPMGSRQDIIRDFGQVVQDICASPEQLAAKSQAGQAFVMDNFTWSAKARQISEVYKWVLNGGKRPQPFTNG; this is translated from the coding sequence ATGACCGAAGATATCAGTGCTTCAAACAGTCCAAGACGCCCCAAAGTCCTGATCATCGCAGAAGCTGCAAATCCTGAGCGTGTCAGTGTGCCGCTCATTGGCTGGTCCCTGACCGAGGCCCTACGGCAGGTGGCCGATATTCATCTCGTAACGCAAATCAGAAATCGCGAAGCGATCTTGCGCGCGGGCTGGATTGAAGGACAGGACTTCACATGCATCGACACCGAAGCGGTTATGATACCAGTCACAAAAATCGCGGGCAAACTGCGCGGCGGAGCGAACAAAGGCTGGACCACCGTTGCAGCGGCCGCCAGCCTGGCCTACCCATATTTTGAACACCTGATCTGGAAAAAGTTTGGCGCCGACATCATGCAGGGTCAGTATGATATTGTGCACCGGGTCACGCCAGTATCGCCCACCTCAAACAGCTCGCTAGCCAAGAAATGCAAAAAACATAATGTGCCATTTGTCCTGGGGCCGCTTAATGGCGGGGTCCCTTGGCCCAAGGAATTTCGCCAAGAGCAAGTTAAAGAACGTGAATGGCTGTCCTTTGTGCGCTCAATGTACAAATTGAATCCCGCACGCCAGAGCATGCTGAAAAACACGGCCGCCATTCTTGCAGGATCAAAGTTTACCCAATCAGAGATTCCTCAGGAACACAGCGACCGCGTCATTTACCTGCCCGAGAACGCACTTGATTTGTCGCGTTTCAGTCTGGAATCAAAGGCATTCAAAGGTGGGCCATTGCAGGCCTGCTTCATCGGGCGGCTCGTGCCATACAAAGGCGCCGATATGATGTTGGAAGCGATTGTGCCGCTGTTAAAGGACAACAAATTGATCGTCGATATTATCGGCGATGGACCTGAAATGCCCCACCTCAAGGAAATCGCAAGTCAGAATGCAATTGAGGATCACGTCACATTTCATGGCTGGACCGAGCATAAGGACGTTCAGAATATCGCCTCGCAAAGCCAATTGCTTTTGTTCCCCTCCATTCGGGAATTCGGCGGAGGTGTCGTGCTGGAGGCGATGAAAATGGGGCTGGTCCCGGTTATCTGCGATTACGCAGGCCCCGGAGAGCTGGTGAACGCTGACACTGGATACAAGATCCCCATGGGCAGCCGCCAAGATATTATCCGTGACTTTGGACAAGTGGTACAGGATATTTGCGCATCACCTGAACAGCTGGCCGCAAAATCACAGGCCGGGCAGGCGTTTGTGATGGACAACTTCACCTGGAGCGCCAAGGCCCGGCAAATTTCCGAAGTTTATAAGTGGGTTTTAAACGGTGGGAAACGGCCGCAGCCCTTTACGAACGGCTGA